In the Leishmania donovani BPK282A1 complete genome, chromosome 31 genome, one interval contains:
- a CDS encoding iron/zinc transporter protein-like protein, which produces METAKLSVEASTRYLMALGYRVSAPLNADGSSTANVGETEHSLCRGFTGAYSLGLHVGALFLILFVSLLGTAIPILGKCIPSLVRYPYVFSVAKSAATGVLLSVSTIHLIFEGAEAFSED; this is translated from the coding sequence ATGGAGACGGCGAAACTGAGCGTGGAGGCGAGCACAAGGTACCTGATGGCGCTCGGGTATcgtgtgtctgcgccgcTCAACGCCGACGGCTCGAGCACTGCCAACGTTGGAGAGACAGAGCACTCGCTGTGCAGGGGCTTCACCGGGGCCTACTCACTTGGCCTGCATGTCGGCGCGCTGTTCCTGATTCTCTTCGTGTCGCTCCTCGGCACTGCGATTCCGATTCTCGGCAAGTGCATCCCTTCTCTCGTGAGATACCCGTATGTGTTCTCCGTGGCGAAGTCCGCTGCAACgggcgtgctgctgtctgTGTCGACGATTCACCTGATCTTCGAGGGCGCCGAGGCTTTCTCGGAGGAT
- a CDS encoding iron/zinc transporter protein-like protein — translation METAKLSVEASTRYLMALGYRVSAPLNADGSSTANVGETEHSLCRGFTGAYSLGLHVGALFLILFVSLLGTAIPILGKCIPSLVRYPYVFSVAKSAATGVLLSVSTIHLIFEGAEAFSEDCIPAVLKSYGPLYFLLALIAVLLMQALDMQLADIAERWMKAKLKREAEAAKAESKGDGECCGLSPDVDAGVTSGLAPADGPLADERKSTSLKSGAQTTVPVAALDDCEVPLVALSPEHPVQHHHCDEPAAHGHQHLSVAPPRDMGYLRCVISAVCMEFGVTLHSVFVGLDVGLKKDSELKPLLVALVFHQLFEGMAVGSRLVDAKFSATLDVVLALVFSLSAPAGMAAAAIAVSVSPSAMSGSGFATVVAVLDTLCGGILLYLAFTLLLGDFVADVKHYCCDGQGHRTVKKIMLFVSLWVGMGLMALVGNWL, via the coding sequence ATGGAGACGGCGAAACTGAGCGTGGAGGCGAGCACAAGGTACCTGATGGCGCTCGGGTATcgtgtgtctgcgccgcTCAACGCCGACGGCTCGAGCACTGCCAACGTTGGAGAGACAGAGCACTCGCTGTGCAGGGGCTTCACCGGGGCCTACTCACTTGGCCTGCATGTCGGCGCGCTGTTCCTGATTCTCTTCGTGTCGCTCCTCGGCACTGCGATTCCGATTCTCGGCAAGTGCATCCCTTCTCTCGTGAGATACCCGTATGTGTTCTCCGTGGCGAAGTCCGCTGCAACgggcgtgctgctgtctgTGTCGACGATTCACCTGATCTTCGAGGGCGCCGAGGCTTTCTCGGAGGATTGCATCCCTGCCGTGCTGAAGAGTTACGGGCCGCTGTACTTCTTGCTTGCCCTGATtgctgtgctgctgatgcaggCGCTGGACATGCAGCTGGCGGACATCGCTGAGCGCTGGATGAAGGCCAAGctgaagagagaggcagaggcggccaAGGCGGAAAGCaagggcgacggcgagtgCTGCGGGCTCTCCCCTGATGTGGACGCCGGCGTCACCTCGGGCCTAGCACCGGCGGATGGGCCTTTGGCCGATGAACGTAAGAGCACGAGTTTGAAGAGCGGTGCACAGACGACGGTGCCCGTCGCTGCGTTGGATGATTGTgaggtgccgctggtggcgctgtcgccggaGCACCCGGTGCAACACCATCACTGCGATGAGCCCGCTGCTCACGGGCACCAACATCTGTCAGTGGCGCCACCACGGGACATGGGTTACCTCCGCTGCGTGATCTCCGCCGTGTGCATGGAGTTCGGTGTGACGCTGCACAGCGTGTTTGTGGGCCTGGATGTCGGGCTCAAGAAAGACAGTGAGCTGAAGCCGCTGCTTGTGGCGCTTGTGTTTCACCAGCTGTTCGAGGGCATGGCGGTTGGGTCGCGTCTCGTGGACGCCAAGTTTTCGGCCACCCTGGATGTTGTTCTTGCCCTTGTGTTCTCCCTCAGCGCGCCAGCTGGcatggcagctgccgcgATTGCCGTGTCCGTGTCGCCGTCTGCGAtgtccggcagcggcttcgccACTGTTGTTGCTGTACTGGACACGCTGTGCGGCGGCATCCTGCTGTACCTCGccttcacgctgctgcttggTGACTTTGTGGCCGATGTGAAGCACTACTGCTGCGATGGGCAGGGGCACCGCACGGTGAAGAAGATCATGCTGTTTGTGTCTCTGTGGGTGGGTATGGGGCTGATGGCGCTTGTGGGCAACTGGCTgtag